In the Candidatus Binatia bacterium genome, one interval contains:
- a CDS encoding acyl-CoA-binding protein: MSGLKEKFETAQQDVQKLSERPDNDTLLALYALFKQATAGDVKGKRPGFMDFVGRAKFDAWAARKGTTADAAMQAYVDLVAKLRKGA, from the coding sequence ATGTCAGGGTTGAAGGAGAAGTTCGAAACCGCTCAACAGGACGTACAGAAACTGTCAGAGCGGCCGGATAACGACACCCTGCTCGCGCTCTACGCGCTCTTCAAGCAAGCGACCGCCGGAGACGTAAAGGGCAAGCGACCGGGTTTCATGGATTTCGTCGGCCGCGCGAAGTTCGACGCCTGGGCCGCCAGAAAGGGCACCACCGCCGACGCGGCAATGCAGGCCTATGTCGATCTCGTCGCCAAACTCCGCAAGGGTGCGTGA
- a CDS encoding isoprenylcysteine carboxylmethyltransferase family protein, with translation MKGTGMWLLLKNVIFTVLAPGTVVGLLPWRILVWTGGDAIPAVGWLQVLAVVPAVTAVGIYVWCVYDFMVVGRGTPAPVDPPQELVVRGLYRVTRNPLYVAVFCMIAAEAMFFASAWLLLYAAAMGIVFQSFVVLYEEPTLRRLFGSAYADYTTSVPRWFW, from the coding sequence ATGAAGGGCACCGGGATGTGGTTGCTTCTCAAGAACGTGATCTTCACCGTGCTGGCACCGGGCACCGTGGTGGGGTTGTTGCCGTGGCGGATACTGGTCTGGACCGGGGGTGACGCGATTCCCGCCGTCGGGTGGTTGCAGGTGCTGGCGGTTGTTCCGGCGGTGACCGCGGTGGGTATCTACGTCTGGTGCGTGTACGACTTTATGGTGGTGGGGCGTGGTACGCCGGCGCCGGTCGATCCGCCGCAAGAGCTGGTGGTCCGTGGGCTCTATCGGGTGACGCGCAATCCGCTCTACGTCGCCGTGTTCTGCATGATCGCGGCAGAGGCGATGTTTTTCGCGTCGGCCTGGCTGCTGCTATACGCGGCGGCGATGGGAATCGTGTTCCAGAGCTTCGTGGTTTTGTACGAAGAGCCGACGTTGCGGCGGTTGTTCGGTTCGGCGTACGCCGACTACACGACCAGCGTACCGCGCTGGTTCTGGTGA
- a CDS encoding D-alanyl-D-alanine carboxypeptidase has protein sequence MGYRATNADCRWAGEIVVATVAFALVLAFGGWRAARADRRVDFGAPLGPSEIVYVVDSGGRVVVDHNGDRSFIPASTIKVFTTLLAARRLGMDHRFTTEFFLEGDTMVVRGRGDPFLVSEELDAVAAALRARLGARSLAGIAVDDSFFAPAIVIPGVGGSANPYDAPNSATAVNFNTIVLDRRGGAIRSTEPQTPLTPLALTLAGERKIDGTLRFNLGHRNGDAARYAAEVIAAKLRAAGVTVGKATGQRAAPSAAPFYVHHNSRTLAAVCRALLEHSNNFVANQVFLAVGAKAEGAPASLEKSAVAARELLAAHPELDGIEVVEGSGLSYDNRATAPAMAALLDLFAPYRDLLKEVDGVRHKTGTLQAARSVVGYLDTARHGTVRFVVSLDGRGSDRRARIVETLRRQL, from the coding sequence ATGGGTTACCGAGCAACGAACGCGGATTGCCGTTGGGCCGGCGAGATCGTTGTTGCGACCGTCGCGTTTGCGCTGGTGCTGGCGTTCGGCGGCTGGCGGGCGGCCCGCGCCGACCGCCGCGTCGACTTCGGTGCACCCTTGGGCCCGAGCGAGATTGTCTACGTCGTGGATAGCGGCGGTCGGGTCGTGGTCGACCACAACGGCGACCGATCGTTCATCCCGGCATCGACCATCAAGGTATTCACGACCCTGCTGGCAGCCCGGCGGCTCGGCATGGACCACCGGTTCACCACCGAGTTCTTCCTCGAAGGCGACACTATGGTTGTACGCGGGCGGGGCGATCCTTTCCTGGTATCGGAAGAGCTGGACGCGGTCGCGGCCGCGCTCCGGGCTCGGCTCGGCGCGCGGAGCCTGGCCGGGATTGCCGTCGACGACTCGTTCTTTGCTCCGGCCATCGTCATTCCCGGAGTCGGCGGTTCTGCCAATCCGTACGACGCGCCGAATTCGGCCACGGCGGTGAACTTCAACACCATCGTGCTCGATCGCCGCGGGGGAGCGATCCGCTCCACCGAGCCGCAAACGCCGCTGACACCGCTGGCGCTGACGCTGGCGGGCGAGCGCAAGATCGACGGTACGCTGCGCTTCAATCTCGGTCACCGCAACGGTGACGCCGCCCGTTACGCCGCGGAGGTCATTGCGGCCAAGCTGCGCGCCGCGGGAGTCACGGTGGGTAAGGCGACGGGGCAGCGGGCCGCGCCCTCTGCGGCGCCGTTTTACGTGCACCACAACAGCCGCACCCTGGCCGCGGTCTGTCGCGCGTTGCTCGAGCATTCGAATAACTTCGTCGCCAACCAGGTCTTCCTCGCGGTGGGCGCGAAGGCGGAGGGAGCGCCTGCGTCGCTGGAGAAGAGCGCCGTGGCGGCGCGGGAGTTGCTCGCCGCGCACCCCGAGCTCGACGGGATCGAGGTCGTCGAAGGCTCGGGTCTGTCGTACGACAACCGCGCCACCGCGCCGGCCATGGCGGCGTTGCTCGATCTGTTTGCGCCGTACCGAGACCTGCTGAAGGAAGTCGACGGCGTGCGGCACAAGACCGGCACGCTGCAGGCGGCGCGTTCCGTCGTGGGCTATCTCGACACCGCGCGGCACGGGACGGTGCGCTTCGTCGTCAGCCTCGACGGCCGCGGCAGCGACCGCCGAGCGCGGATCGTCGAGACGCTGCGCCGTCAACTGTGA